A region from the Fundulus heteroclitus isolate FHET01 chromosome 22, MU-UCD_Fhet_4.1, whole genome shotgun sequence genome encodes:
- the zgc:91976 gene encoding phosphatidylcholine:ceramide cholinephosphotransferase 1, whose product MKNVEAWSAEDVSDWLIKEGMPEYMDVLRQSQTDGPALLRLTQADFQVPPLSRVSHDNGQQLLERMDILRMTTHIEDHKNGHANGHVGGMPNGTSKLQRNGTLGRKDFEMIRIPMPTIEPPRCPFPTEWWKTGIAFTYAVICFVTTSVVISVVHERVPPKEHTPPLPDKFFDLFDRREWAFSICEINGMLLVGLWLIQWILLKHRSIIGRRFFFIVGTLYLYRCITMYITTLPVPGMHFKCSPKLLGDWEAQMRRIMKMIAGGGLSITGSHTMCGDYLYSGHTVMLTLTFLFIKEYSPRRFWWYHWFCLTLSATGIFCILLAHDHYTVDVVVAYFITTRLFWWYHTMANQQSLKETSQSNLLSRVWWYRLFRYFEENVNGTVPRNYQLPVSVRALSWMRGVKYSRLDSQ is encoded by the exons ATGAAGAACGTGGAGGCATGGTCAGCAGAAGatgtttctgattggttgatcaaGGAGGGGATGCCAGAGTACATGGATGTCCTCCGCCAGAGTCAGACGGACGGCCCCGCTCTGCTCAGGCTCACCCAGGCAGATTTTCAGGTGCCTCCCCTGTCGCGGGTGTCGCACGATAACGGACAGCAGCTGTTGGAGCGCATGGACATACTCCGGATGACGACCCACATCGAGGATCATAAAAACGGGCACGCCAACGGCCACGTGGGGGGGATGCCCAACGGAACGAGCAAGCTGCAGAGGAACGGCACGCTGGGGAGGAAGGACTTTGAGATGATCCGCATTCCCATGCCAACGATAGAACCCCCCCGCTGCCCGTTCCCCACGGAGTGGTGGAAGACGGGCATAGCGTTCACGTACGCGGTGATCTGCTTCGTCACCACCTCTGTCGTCATCTCGGTGGTCCACGAGAGGGTGCCCCCCAAAGAGCACACTCCGCCGCTGCCCGATAAGTTTTTCGACCTGTTCGACAGGCGCGAATGGGCTTTCTCCATCTGTGAGATTAACGGCATGCTGCTGGTGGGACTGTGGCTCATTCAGTGGATTCTTCTCAAGCACAG ATCAATTATAGGAAGGAGGTTCTTTTTCATTGTGGGAACGCTCTATCTGTACCGATGTATTACAATGTATATCACTACTCTTCCGGTTCCAGGGATGCACTTTAAATGCTCaccaaag CTTCTCGGGGACTGGGAGGCACAGATGAGGAGGATAATGAAAATGATCGCCGGTGGGGGCCTCTCCATCACAGGCTCCCACACCATGTGTGGAGATTATCTTTATAGTGGCCACACCGTCATGTTGACGCTCACGTTCCTCTTCATCAAAGAGT ATTCCCCGCGGCGCTTCTGGTGGTACCACTGGTTCTGCCTGACGCTGAGCGCCACCGGCATCTTCTGCATCCTGCTGGCCCACGACCACTACACCGTGGACGTGGTGGTGGCGTACTTCATCACTACACGCCTCTTCTGGTGGTACCACACTATGGCCAACCAGCAG tcgCTGAAGGAGACGTCCCAGAGCAACCTGTTGTCACGGGTCTGGTGGTACAGACTCTTCCGGTATTTCGAAGAGAACGTGAACGGCACAGTTCCCCGCAACTACCAGCTGCCCGTTTCGGTGCGGGCGTTGTCCTGGATGCGCGGCGTGAAATACAGCCGACTGGACAGCCAGTGA